Proteins encoded in a region of the Nitrospiria bacterium genome:
- a CDS encoding thioesterase family protein, producing the protein MNLWFRSLLVLFTVFFRRRLNPLDESVLDFRVWPTDLDINLHMNNGRYLTIMDLGRVDLMLRTGLGRLALKRKWSPLVGSATIRFRQSLNPFQRYRLKSRILCWDNKWFFIEQRFVRQNELVAVGLVKGLLRGRSGNIPTAAVLEAMNLRAASPEIPPSIRLWQESEKGG; encoded by the coding sequence ATGAATCTCTGGTTTCGTTCTCTCCTCGTTCTATTCACCGTTTTCTTCCGCCGGAGATTGAACCCGCTCGACGAATCGGTCCTGGACTTTCGCGTCTGGCCGACCGACCTGGACATCAATCTCCATATGAACAACGGCCGCTACCTCACGATCATGGATCTGGGGCGGGTCGATCTGATGCTCCGGACGGGGTTGGGAAGACTGGCCCTGAAACGGAAATGGTCGCCGCTCGTCGGCTCGGCGACGATTCGTTTCCGGCAGTCGCTCAATCCATTTCAGCGTTACCGATTGAAAAGCCGGATTCTCTGCTGGGATAACAAATGGTTCTTCATCGAACAGCGTTTCGTGCGGCAGAATGAACTGGTCGCCGTCGGCCTCGTAAAAGGCCTGCTCCGCGGCCGCTCCGGCAATATCCCGACGGCCGCGGTGCTGGAGGCCATGAACCTCCGCGCGGCATCCCCCGAAATACCGCCTTCCATCCGCCTCTGGCAGGAGTCCGAGAAGGGCGGTTGA
- a CDS encoding DUF3422 family protein yields the protein MENLNPPEEKDVLHRLHERPKKYLEEWLDFPAHIHHSSYRMANPPVERPQSRMEFLRLLQGLRIPETHVSVAEKFGYGVRVDANGDRLVIVWEAHTEYYSHQVWHIPDDRTQLLEFGPLTFPGYRFPIRPLGTPVNALDIVISPERAVPPDLIRDVLPGPHIYGSRVFGEEIAVVTSFTPDDSDRERYLVYSGKPETLLRHLAKVIDGVVTIENYYHLLLLPFPEFTRAVDRIHELEQHELAQRGRIAEQLGTSESKGLQEWVNQLTVDFMEVSRFAESMRYRLSASVPYNTIVHAAVRTFQERSLPPFLPLSDYILGGISGIADGYQQLMKRIEAIESDFQSTISVIRTRVNLIQQEQTLVLEDQNLRLLARVDKTTKSQAMLQHTVEGLSVIVIAYYLSGLAGYLFKALEEFGWIKNAVAWSGLFVPVSLVLSLTLMLAGRRLIRKRMASKDE from the coding sequence GTGGAGAATCTTAATCCGCCGGAGGAAAAGGACGTCCTTCACCGACTGCACGAACGGCCCAAGAAATACCTGGAGGAATGGCTGGACTTCCCGGCCCATATCCATCATTCCTCCTACCGGATGGCCAACCCGCCCGTTGAGCGGCCCCAAAGCCGGATGGAATTCCTCCGGTTGCTCCAGGGCCTTCGGATTCCGGAAACCCATGTCTCGGTGGCCGAAAAGTTCGGGTACGGCGTTCGGGTGGACGCGAACGGCGATCGGCTTGTGATCGTCTGGGAGGCGCACACCGAATATTACAGCCACCAGGTCTGGCACATTCCGGACGACAGGACGCAGCTTTTGGAATTCGGGCCGCTGACATTTCCCGGTTATCGCTTTCCGATCCGGCCGTTGGGGACGCCGGTCAACGCGCTGGATATCGTGATTTCCCCGGAGCGGGCGGTGCCGCCCGACCTGATCCGGGATGTGCTGCCCGGGCCGCACATTTACGGCAGCCGGGTTTTCGGCGAGGAGATCGCGGTCGTCACGAGCTTTACGCCCGACGACTCGGACCGGGAACGGTACCTGGTCTATTCCGGCAAGCCGGAGACGCTGCTCCGTCATCTGGCCAAGGTCATAGACGGCGTGGTGACGATCGAGAACTACTACCATCTGCTCCTGCTTCCGTTTCCGGAATTCACGAGGGCCGTCGACCGGATTCACGAACTGGAGCAGCATGAACTGGCGCAACGCGGCCGGATTGCCGAGCAGCTGGGCACCTCGGAATCCAAGGGCCTCCAGGAATGGGTGAACCAGTTGACGGTCGATTTCATGGAGGTCAGCCGGTTCGCGGAGTCGATGCGGTACCGACTTTCCGCCTCGGTTCCGTACAACACAATCGTTCATGCCGCTGTTCGGACCTTTCAGGAGCGGTCCCTGCCGCCTTTCCTGCCCCTATCGGATTATATCCTGGGCGGGATTTCCGGAATCGCCGACGGCTACCAGCAACTGATGAAGCGGATCGAAGCGATCGAGTCGGATTTCCAGAGCACCATTTCCGTGATCCGGACGCGGGTCAACCTCATCCAGCAGGAACAGACTTTGGTTTTGGAGGATCAAAACCTTAGGCTGCTCGCCCGCGTCGACAAGACGACCAAAAGCCAGGCGATGCTCCAGCATACCGTGGAAGGTCTTTCGGTGATCGTGATCGCCTACTATCTTTCCGGGCTGGCGGGCTACCTATTCAAGGCGCTTGAGGAGTTCGGCTGGATCAAGAACGCCGTCGCCTGGTCGGGGCTGTTTGTTCCGGTCTCCCTAGTTCTCTCGCTGACGCTGATGTTGGCGGGACGGCGCTTGATCCGAAAACGCATGGCCTCGAAAGACGAGTAG
- a CDS encoding NAD(P)-binding domain-containing protein: MTLYLIALFGTIVVIWVLQSHFQKKRDIKNIQRLRATIAEGLTEPASLHPVIDTDLCIGSGACVSACPEGDVLGLIKGKSALINPTHCIGHGACQAACPVNAITLVFGTERRGVDIPYVRPTFETNVPGIFIAGELGGMGLIRNAVEQGRQAIEAIRKLKPNGTPLDVVIVGAGPAGFSASLASLQHKLRYVTIEQETLGGRVAHFPRGKIVMTQPAKLPIVGPMKFREIGKDSLLDFMRDVEKKTGIRICYNERMEDIQRTSGGFVVKSSRGRYETRSVLLAVGRGGTPRKLEVAGEDLPKVVYRLIDSEQYRHRRVLVVGGGDAALEAACSIAGEPGTTVALSYRGEAFSRAKDKNRQMVKEAEARGRLRVLLNSNVTEIQAEKAVLERQGERIELPNDAVLVCAGGVLPTEFLKKIGVQVETKFGTK; this comes from the coding sequence TTGACGCTCTATTTGATCGCTCTTTTTGGCACAATTGTTGTGATCTGGGTCCTCCAATCCCATTTTCAGAAGAAGCGGGACATAAAAAATATTCAACGCCTCCGGGCGACGATCGCGGAGGGCTTGACGGAACCGGCATCGTTGCATCCGGTCATCGACACCGACCTCTGCATCGGGTCCGGCGCCTGCGTGTCGGCCTGCCCGGAAGGGGATGTCCTGGGCCTGATCAAAGGCAAGTCCGCACTGATCAATCCCACCCACTGCATCGGCCACGGGGCCTGCCAGGCCGCCTGCCCGGTCAACGCCATCACGCTCGTATTCGGGACCGAAAGAAGAGGCGTCGATATTCCCTACGTCCGTCCCACGTTTGAGACCAACGTTCCGGGAATATTCATCGCGGGCGAGCTCGGCGGGATGGGCCTGATTCGAAACGCCGTCGAGCAGGGCCGCCAGGCGATCGAGGCGATCCGAAAACTCAAACCCAACGGAACCCCCCTGGATGTGGTGATCGTCGGGGCGGGACCCGCCGGGTTTTCGGCCTCCCTGGCCTCGCTTCAGCACAAATTGCGTTATGTGACGATCGAACAGGAGACGCTGGGCGGCCGGGTGGCCCACTTTCCGCGCGGAAAAATCGTGATGACCCAGCCGGCCAAGCTTCCCATCGTGGGGCCGATGAAATTCCGCGAGATCGGCAAGGACAGCCTTCTGGATTTCATGCGTGATGTGGAAAAGAAAACGGGAATCCGGATTTGCTACAACGAGCGGATGGAGGATATCCAGAGAACGAGCGGGGGTTTTGTCGTCAAATCCTCGCGGGGCCGCTACGAAACCCGGTCGGTTCTGTTGGCCGTGGGCCGCGGCGGGACGCCGCGGAAACTGGAGGTCGCCGGCGAGGACCTTCCCAAGGTGGTTTATCGGCTGATCGATTCCGAGCAATACCGTCATAGACGCGTCCTGGTGGTGGGCGGCGGCGACGCGGCGTTGGAAGCAGCCTGCAGCATCGCCGGAGAGCCGGGAACGACCGTGGCGCTTTCCTATCGAGGGGAGGCTTTTTCCAGGGCCAAGGATAAGAATCGGCAGATGGTGAAGGAGGCGGAAGCCCGAGGGCGACTGCGGGTGCTCCTGAACTCCAATGTCACCGAGATTCAAGCGGAGAAGGCGGTCCTGGAACGACAGGGAGAGCGCATCGAGCTTCCCAACGACGCCGTCCTCGTCTGCGCGGGCGGCGTCCTGCCGACCGAGTTTTTAAAGAAAATCGGGGTCCAGGTCGAAACAAAATTCGGCACGAAATAG